In a single window of the Zea mays cultivar B73 chromosome 5, Zm-B73-REFERENCE-NAM-5.0, whole genome shotgun sequence genome:
- the LOC100382300 gene encoding uncharacterized protein LOC100382300, with translation MLPSSRERMRRLLPPLAVHPPPCLPAPPPTAGGGSALAIPELIPLLERAISMGDVLHLGRAVHAHLVKTALTSHTLLSNRLVALYSSLPSPAAAVKAFYDLPHKNAHSYNTLLAALLRRPDTLPDAFRLFDTMPADSRNLVSYNTLMSSLAHHGRQVEALRVVARLARDRFLGPGLAMDRFTVVSVATACAGIGAARPLREMHGAVVVSGMEFTVIMANAMLNAYSKARRVEDARHLFDQVSIRDNVTWTSMISGYCQVKKLHEAVQVFDMMPDKDRIAWTALISGHEQNGEEDTALELFEQMLAKGVSPTPFVLVSALGACAKLGLVTRGKELHCFILRRNIGSVPFNIFIHNALVDMYSKCGDMMAAMAVFDWMPERDFISWNSMVTGFSHNGLGKQSLAIFEEMLVAGVRPTHVTFLAVLTACSHSGLVSNGRLVLESMEDHGVEPRAEHYAAFIDALGRNHQLEEATEFIKDLPSRIGPGTAGSWGALLGACRLHGNIELAEEVAEFLFRLEPGNSGRYVMMSNIYAAAGQWDDARRVRGLMKEKGLKKDQAYSWIEVRSAKHVFVADDISHCEADKIYEMLGKLLDHMSVAEDPTEHQLNFCLDLSGTAHV, from the coding sequence ATGCTGCCGTCGAGTCGGGAACGCATGCGCCGCCTTCTCCCGCCGCTCGCTGTCCACCCGCCGCCATGCCTCCCAGCACCTCCTCCAACCGCCGGCGGCGGAAGCGCCCTCGCCATCCCGGAGTTGATTCCTCTCCTGGAACGGGCCATCTCAATGGGGGACGTGCTCCATCTCGGCCGCGCGGTGCACGCGCACCTCGTCAAGACGGCGCTCACCAGCCATACGCTCCTATCAAATCGTCTCGTCGCGCTCTACTCCTCGCTCCCGTCGCCGGCCGCTGCCGTCAAGGCCTTCTACGACCTTCCACACAAGAACGCGCACTCCTACAACACGCTTCTCGCTGCGCTCTTGCGCAGGCCGGACACCCTCCCCGACGCCTTCCGCCTGTTCGACACAATGCCGGCCGACTCACGCAACCTCGTCTCCTACAACACCCTCATGTCGTCCCTTGCGCACCACGGCCGGCAGGTGGAGGCGCTCCGCGTCGTTGCCCGGCTGGCCAGGGACAGGTTCTTGGGGCCAGGTTTAGCCATGGATCGGTTCACGGTGGTCAGCGTGGCGACTGCATGTGCGGGAATCGGAGCTGCGAGGCCGCTGCGGGAAATGCACGGTGCGGTAGTGGTATCAGGGATGGAGTTCACCGTCATCATGGCCAATGCCATGTTGAACGCCTACAGCAAGGCTCGGAGGGTGGAAGATGCGAGGCATTTGTTCGATCAGGTCAGCATCCGAGACAATGTCACTTGGACGTCGATGATTTCTGGGTACTGCCAAGTGAAGAAGCTCCATGAGGCAGTGCAGGTGTTCGATATGATGCCAGATAAGGATAGGATTGCATGGACAGCGCTGATATCTGGGCATGAGCAGAATGGAGAGGAGGACACCGCTCTTGAGCTTTTCGAACAGATGCTGGCCAAGGGAGTATCACCAACGCCTTTTGTCTTGGTGTCAGCTTTGGGTGCATGTGCCAAACTTGGACTTGTCACACGTGGGAAGGAATTGCACTGCTTCATCTTACGCCGGAACATTGGCTCTGTCCCTTTCAACATTTTCATCCACAATGCACTCGTTGACATGTACTCTAAGTGTGGAGACATGATGGCTGCGATGGCAGTATTTGACTGGATGCCTGAGAGGGACTTTATCTCTTGGAACTCAATGGTCACGGGGTTCTCACATAATGGCCTCGGAAAGCAGTCACTTGCTATTTTTGAGGAGATGCTGGTAGCTGGAGTTCGTCCAACTCATGTCACTTTCCTCGCTGTCCTCACGGCCTGCAGCCATTCTGGTCTAGTATCTAATGGACGACTCGTTCTTGAATCAATGGAGGACCATGGTGTTGAACCAAGGGCTGAACACTATGCTGCCTTCATTGATGCTCTTGGTCGGAATCACCAGCTGGAAGAAGCGACTGAGTTCATCAAAGATTTGCCATCCAGGATTGGTCCTGGTACAGCTGGATCCTGGGGAGCTCTCCTAGGTGCATGTCGCCTTCATGGAAATATCGAGCTTGCAGAAGAAGTGGCAGAGTTTCTCTTCAGGTTAGAGCCTGGGAACAGTGGTCGGTATGTCATGATGTCAAACATCTATGCAGCTGCAGGACAGTGGGATGATGCACGTCGAGTCAGGGGGCTCATGAAGGAGAAGGGCCTTAAGAAGGATCAGGCTTACAGTTGGATTGAGGTGCGGAGTGCAAAGCATGTATTCGTTGCTGATGACATCTCTCATTGCGAGGCAGACAAGATATATGAGATGTTGGGGAAGCTTCTCGACCATATGAGCGTAGCAGAGGATCCTACTGAACACCAGCTTAATTTTTGTTTAGACTTGAGTGGAACTGCCCATGTATAA